The DNA window TAGACGATGAAATCAAGAAATATATTCCTCAACTTTCAAACTACGATGCTATAACAATAAGAAATCTACTTAACCATACCAGCGGACTTCCTGACTATATGGGAATTATGGATAGTTTGTTTGATAAATCTAAAATAGCAACAAACAACGACATTATTGCTATATATAGTAAATACAAACCGAAAGTATTATTCGAACCGAATAGTAAATTTGAATATAGTAATACTGGCTATGCACTTTTATCATCAATTATTGAAAATGTTTCTGGATTGACTTATGCGGAGTATTTAAGTAAAAACATTTTCATTCCATTGAATATGAAAAACACATTTGTCTATAATCGTAGGTTGAACCCTAAAAAAGTTGCGAATTATGCTTTTGGCTATTTCAGCCCTGACAGTTTAACTGGATATATTTTGCCTGACGACTTTGAAGAAACCAAATTTGTAATTTGGCTTGACGGAATTGTTGGTGACGGGACTGTAAATTCCACTGTAACTGATTTATTAAAATGGGACAGAGCCTTATATAATAATATTCTTCTTTCTGAGGACGGAATGAAGGCCATCTTTGAAGTAGCCACTTTAAACAACAATACTAAAACTTCATATGCTATGGGTTGGGAAATTGTAAAATTTGATGTTTACAGCAAAATGACAAGGCATGGAGGAAGTTGGCCTGGTTATGTGGCTTATATTGAGAGACACATTGAAAATGATAAAACAATCATAATTCTTCAAAATCACGAGGACGACATTTCAATTCCATTAAAAGCTATAAGGAAAATTCTTTACAATAAACAATAATGAATACAATAGGATATTTTGAAATTCAATCATCGAATCCAAACAGAGAAATAGATTTTTACAAAAAAGTATTTGGTTGGAATTTCATAAGAGAGTACAGTGTTCCAATTGAATATTATAGAATAGAAACAGAAAGCTTATTTGGTGGATTATTACAAAGACCAGTAAAAACACCACCAGCCGAGTTCGGAACAAATGCATTTACATGTTCAATTCAAGTGAGTAATTTTGATGAAACTGCAAAAAAAATACTTCAATACGGAGGAAGTATTGCAATGCCAAAATTTTCAATACCGAACAGATGTTATCAAGGCTACTTTTTGGACGCAGACTATAATGCATTTGGTATTTTTGAGGTTAACGAAAACGCATAAAACAAAATATTATGTCCTTTCAAGCATACATCGACAATATTAAAGCCAAAACAGGGAAGACACCTGATGACTTTAAAAAATTAGCAACAGAAAAAGGATTCATCATTGATGGAAAACTTAATCCAGATATAAAAGCTACTGAAATTACAAACTGGCTTAAAGAGGAATTTGAATTAGGACACGGACACGCAATGGCAATTTTTGCAACTTTAAAAGGGATAAAAAAATAAAGTAAAAAGCAACGAATTGTTATCATGAGTGGAATTGTAAGACTAACAGAAACTACTAACTGCTAGGAAAACGGAACTTATTCAAAAACCCAACCGATCGTAATCTCAAACCATCAAATTAATAATTTGATGTTGCTCAATTTAATATTACTGTACTACTTCCCATTAAGGAAAATACTAAACTATTATTTAAGGCAGAAATTTATGTAACTTTATTGCACTTATAATCACATTACGACAGTGCTGCGAAAGCCAAAA is part of the Bacteroidota bacterium genome and encodes:
- a CDS encoding beta-lactamase family protein — translated: MKIKLSIILMFLGQFAFGQNKVQKIDSLMNALYSTDDFSGNVLVAEKGNIIYSHSFGFANATTKEKLTENSIFETGSVSKQFTAMAIMILKEKGKLNLDDEIKKYIPQLSNYDAITIRNLLNHTSGLPDYMGIMDSLFDKSKIATNNDIIAIYSKYKPKVLFEPNSKFEYSNTGYALLSSIIENVSGLTYAEYLSKNIFIPLNMKNTFVYNRRLNPKKVANYAFGYFSPDSLTGYILPDDFEETKFVIWLDGIVGDGTVNSTVTDLLKWDRALYNNILLSEDGMKAIFEVATLNNNTKTSYAMGWEIVKFDVYSKMTRHGGSWPGYVAYIERHIENDKTIIILQNHEDDISIPLKAIRKILYNKQ
- a CDS encoding VOC family protein; protein product: MNTIGYFEIQSSNPNREIDFYKKVFGWNFIREYSVPIEYYRIETESLFGGLLQRPVKTPPAEFGTNAFTCSIQVSNFDETAKKILQYGGSIAMPKFSIPNRCYQGYFLDADYNAFGIFEVNENA
- a CDS encoding DUF4287 domain-containing protein, producing MSFQAYIDNIKAKTGKTPDDFKKLATEKGFIIDGKLNPDIKATEITNWLKEEFELGHGHAMAIFATLKGIKK